In a single window of the Rhodamnia argentea isolate NSW1041297 chromosome 2, ASM2092103v1, whole genome shotgun sequence genome:
- the LOC115735366 gene encoding uncharacterized protein LOC115735366 encodes MCCGGRVCMLCTCLILVVVLIGLLFGFGVFKHGFHKLKDTINECDPNAPASLCGSGRPFLGFAAPPPF; translated from the coding sequence ATGTGTTGCGGGGGCAGAGTGTGCATGCTCTGCACGTGCCTGATCCTGGTGGTGGTCCTGATCGGGCTGCTGTTCGGCTTCGGGGTGTTCAAGCACGGGTTCCACAAGCTCAAGGACACCATCAACGAATGCGATCCCAACGCCCCCGCCAGCCTCTGCGGCAGCGGGAGGCCGTTCCTGGGTTTCGCGGCTCCTCCTCCCTTTTAG